The nucleotide sequence gggagggataagagacagaggaggaaggggaagagaagagggggcgggaaggagaaaggaggtgaagggaggaggggaaagacagggaaggaggaggagggcggGGCGGGGCTCTAGGCGGGGCGGGGCTCGGATTCTGCGGGCGGAGGCGGTGGGGAAACATGGCCGCGGCGGAGGCGGCAGAGACTCAGCTGATGCTGGGAGTGGGTCTGATCGGTGAGCGCTGTGCGCCCCGCCCGCCCGCCGCGGGCTCCGCACCCctgtcccttctcctctccctttcctcctccccttcctctggGACCTGCTCTCCTCTAGCTTCCCAGCGAGGTGCCCTGAGCAGGAGGccgacaccccccccccccccactccgcCCCTTCGCCACCCGCGAGCCCTGGTGCTCCCTTCTcccgcccccccctccccccgcagGGTCGGGCCCTCCGCTGCTCGGAGGGACCTATGCGAGGCGTATTGGGCGAATGGAAGGACTAGGGTACCTAAAGTGTTTTGAGCCCTCAGGGCCTTGGGACTACCGGGGAGGTAATCCCATCTAGGCAAGATTTAAAGGAATGTGTTTTGTTGGTACGGAAGgtcccctccccccattcatCTGCTAGTCTATGCACTGGCCGTAGATTGAATGAATGTGATTTTTCTGTAGCCTTGGGTCACCCAGCCAATCTTCTCCTTTAGCTATATGgaattcattaatttctcccgGCCCCACCTCTCtgcctcccctccttcctcaacAACCTCTCTGCCCACGCCCCAAAATCTTTCCACCATAAGAATCATGTattatggggaaaatatttttctgtttatggtaggcgctattattattataatttataattgtttATAACTATTTACTAcatacatgaccttgggcaagtgactcaaGCCCttgatgggcctcagtttctaaatttgtaaaatgatgcaCTCTGTCTAGATGACCTATGAGTTCCTTTCacctctgaatctatgattctggGAAGACTCCTTCCCGCTCCATTTGATAGGTCAAGATTTATAATAGGTATGAATGAATGGAATTTTCTGTCGCACCTGTTGTCAGCTTGTCACcactaagattttaaaatattcttattccTTGCAGTTTCCACcaccccccacccaaaaaaaaaaaaaaaaaaaaaagaccagtttGGGAATTGTGTgtgataaaaattgttttactgaATTGGATTGCAGTTAAGTTGGAGAAGATATCTTTCCTCTccctagtattattattattattatttttaattttaaacccttaatttctgtgtattgacttacaggtggaagagtggtaagggtaggcaatggaggtcaagtgacttgcccagggtcacacagctgggaagtgtctgaggcgggatttgaacctaggacctccagtctctaggcatggctctcaatccactgagctacctacccagctgccccttccctagTATTATTACTAACCCACATTCGCTTAGTCttttacaaagtgatttccttAGTACCAGTGAAGTGGATATTGGCagatattatcatccccattttataaaggaagaaactagtCACAGTACTACAAAGGGACGGAACCAAACCAAGACTTTGATCTCAAGTCTTCTAACTGCAGGACATTGATTCCtgttccccacccccacttttGGGTTTTGTGCCAAAGAACTGAAGTGAATGGTTCCCCCTAGTCATACTGTGACTTTTTAAACTGAAACCCAAATCCGTTGGATTCCATGTTAATTTCTCAAGTTAAGCGCAAAACCACTTTCTGTGAAATTTGTGGTTTGTAGCATGTGTTGAAAtctgatttcatctgaaaatatttatcaaagaTGGCACACGCAAAAATTAGAAGTTGACTTTGGGAACATTTTGAAGCCGTTTTTCTTGCATAAATGCAAGCAGTCATATCTCCTATATATCCCTGAAGTTTTTCGTAGAGATAGGGTATTTCCTTGATTGCAATTTGAGGATAAAATTGTTTGATTTGTCACTGAAATGTGAATATTATTCAATATGTTGATTGtaagagtattttatattatttattgacATCTAGaagtacaaattatttttaaaataaattcacatatttatttttggccttgtgtatttaaaaaatgtacaggttttttaaaatgtattaccATTTTCTCATACTATTTTTACTGTCTAGGCCTAGGGAATGAAATCAGCTTTTATGTTgtcttgaagggaaaaaaaaagataaattgtaGCAAGGCACATTGGAAAGAATGCTTAAGTTAAAGGAACTAGTTAAAAGATTAACTAATCTAGTTAAAGGAACTAGATTCCTATTCTCACTCTTATTTACTATATGTGAGTATtgagacaaatcatttaacttctctacatctaatttcctcatctataaatgaggttGTACTAGGTATCCTCTGAGGtgtctctgaatctatgattctaagaagaaCCCCCATAATTAGAAtgattattgattttaaaaaaacactgcAACTTTTCAAATAAAGTATAGGATGTCAAATAtaactttggggggggggacctTACATGGCAAATAACATAATGCTAGAGAgaagatttttataaaatgtcACTTTAACAACTTTGAATGGTACCTTAAATTTCTGTGTAAAGTGGATAGCAGACTATTGGGGTAAATTACTCTTAATTAACCAATCAATTTACTTCCTTGCTGCTGTTTGACATTCTCACAGTGAACATCTTTCCACCATAGAAAAAGACACAAATGGAGATACTCTGTGGGTATGGTGTTATCCTTCCACCACAGCTGAATTAAGGGATATGCTTTTAAGAAAATGCTGCCTCACAGATGAAAATCAACTCCTTCACACCTTTGTATATGGCCAGTATAGAAGATCATGGTTCTATGTCACAACAACTGAAGTTCCAGattcttctgttttaaaaaaggTAAGACTGAAAAGTAGATAGAAACCAAgccttttatatttaattataacatCGATGATAATAATAGGTAGccattatataatgctttaaggtttgcagagtattttacaaatattatcgtACTTAATCCTtgtaaggtaggtactattattatcatccctattttagagatgagaaaagtgagacagacaggttaggtgacttgcccaaggttacacaggtagtacgTATCTGAcatagtatttgaactcagatcttcctgactgcaaattCAATATTCTATCCTATTTCCTAAATATAAAATTTGTCATGATATTTCATTAACAAAAATATTGCCACTTTTTAGATCAGAGAAACTCAGTATCTTATGGATATGATAGAAAAGATTCACaatgagaatttttctttttttttttagtgcctaatacatagtaggcattatacaAATGCTTATACCCTTCCCCCATTAATCATATACTTTTATTGTGCCTATTTGAAAAATTAGCatttttaattatacattttcTCTTCTACATCAAAAAACCCTGACATTTAAAATTCATTCCCCCATCCCTCCATTCCTGTTACCAAAAGTTATCttgaggaaaaccaaaaaatgttTCTGCCCTAtgtaaatacatttctttttagaaataatgagatttgaacattttttcagatACAACAAAATTCATATTTCGTACTTTCCTGTTTGTGAAATTcctatttataatatttctccatGATCCCACGTATACATAAGAAAAGTACTAAATCACTTggcatattttgttttaaactttgATGGCAACAGTAGCAGTAAAGCAGAGTAAATAGTCACTATAAACTATACTCATTTGAGAGGCTATACTGTTAGTTGACTGCCTTCAAAGTTAAGTTGGGCATCAGTCTggcattataggatcatagattgagagttagaagggaacttagaggtctgGTCCAGGACCCTTATTGaccagaaaactgaggcccagagaggtgacttgacttgcccagagttccacaagtgtctgagcctgggttTGAACCAAAATTTTCCTAACTTTAGCCACAATTGAAATGCCACTTCTAGAGGCACAAATTACTTTCTAACACCTTCATCTCCTATAgattatggatatatatatatatgtttttatttaaagGAATTTCAGTGTAAAAACCATAAATTGAGATTTATAGAGCCTTTTTTGTCAAGTAATGATGcttcttaaatatatttatacaaaatattttatttattcatacttTTAAATTGCAATAAAATCTGCTAAATTAAGAAATATGGGAAATTTATGtttgtcaaattaaaaaataccAAGGTTTTAGCGcagagattcttgacctttttaatttttttaatcatgtatccctttggcaatctggggAAGCCAATGGAGCCTTTTTCAGAATGATGTgtttaatcatataaaacaaaatatatgattatccaggaaaccaattatattaattGCAGCTATTGAAAACACATTTTTATGTGTTACATAAGGCTTattggaaatggaaaattataaattattctcacttcactctgcatcagtctatATAagtcttcctggatttctctaaaataatttctttctttattttttatagcatAAGAGTAAATATCCTAAGGTTCATGAAACTTTTTGAAGTGTGCTTGATGATATGGTATGATCATTTGAATATCATCATTTAGAATACAGCAAAGATCTGTGCTCTCTAAATACATTTGAGAATTTTGCTTGATGTCTCATGGTTTTAGCAAAAACAAAGTAGTCATAGTTGAAACAGTGATAATGAAACCTTGGTCTTTAAAAacctgtatttttctttttcttttggacagGTGACTCATTTTTCTATCGTTTTGACTGCCAAAGATTTTAACCCAGAGAAATATGCTGCCTTTACTAGGATATTGTGCAGGTCTGTATGAAAGTTAAATTTAATGCTAATCTGCAATTATGCACATATTGTAGGAAATTACACTCTGTAGCACAACAAGCCTTagcaatgaaaaaacaaatttcaGGCTTATCTCCCACACCTGTTTTTTAGTAGTCCTGCCTTGTCTTATAGTAGTAGGATATTAGTGATctaaaatatgataaaatcatCTTAagggagagctggaagggatagtAGAGAGAATCTGATTCaaatctttctccctcttttttttttaaaaggaagaaatggaggtagaatataatgaatagagtgctgaggtgtcctgaattcaaatttcacaTCTCCTATGTATTAGTCATGTGATCAGGGGCAAATCATATTCCCTTTCAGATCCTCAATTTCCCTATAAAATGGGTGTGAGGATTCAGAAAGGGAATGTATGTATAGGGCTTTATTAATAAAATGCTGTATTAATGTCAGTTATCATTATTTAAGCCATAGATGTTGGAAAACATTTTCTTCAGTGttagtttatttcttttaaatatgaaataatgaatatttcttaaatgATTGAGAATTGTGCAATGCCTTGGGGCCATAATTATGAAGACCTGTGTTTTCACAATATTGTAGCTCTAGAAAATGTAGAAGATTTGACCGAATGGGTATCAACTCCAGGATGTATCCCAgaactttaaaatatcattaagaTATTGCTGTGAGAGCTATATATACTCTTATTTGCCTCTTTGTCTTGAAAATCATATATGGGACATTTTCTGAATATTCAAGGGATTCATTTAAATTGGGTCCCAGTTAGGTGATTTTTATGATAGTTGGCAAGAAAATACAATTAGaaggttaatttttaaattttgttttcctttcattctcttccctaTGTTGTCGTTTACAGTGTGGGGCTGACCCCAACTGCCAGATTCTTGGtatttcccaaagaaaaaaaattggtccCATTATTCAAAGGAAGAGACATTAGGAAGTGACTTACTCCAAATCTGTGATATAATTGCAGCAGAAAGTTGCTTGTCAGAATTTTTGGTAGTTTTGAATTGATAATTTgccattaagcatttattacaaaGTTCAGAAGTTCATGTATGTGGCATTTATCAGTCTCTAATCTCTGTCAATAAATACGAGAGGATTCTGATTATGTGGTAGTCTAGGTATGGCAGTCTTAGcacttttttttggaaaaattttttaaaatattttttcctgtcaAAGGAAATTCTTATaacatttaagtgcctgctaAAGGGCAAGGTATCATTTTAGGCACTGCGGGCACTACCAAGATGAATAAGGCAATATCTGTCCTCAGTAGttataatacaaaatagaataaagaaaagggCAGAGGAAAGATATTAGTAGTTGCTCTGAAGATACCCTTTGGGGGAGAGATCTTTTCTAGTTAGGAAATAGGGGAAGGTTTCAAGTAGAGATGAAATTTAAACTGGACCCTGAAGGTAGCACAGAGATAGAGGGGACATAGTTATTGTTTATAAGAACACAGACTTATGAATATGAGACTTAAAAGGAGGTGGGAGTGGGAAGGAAGCTCAGGGCATGAATTATGTTGTTTTCTAGAGTTTTCTGGGATCTATAGAGTTCTCATTCATGCCTAAACTGAAACCACCATCATATACAAggataaaattcaattaaaagcaGGTGTTAAAGTCTTAATAAACTATTGGATGGTATCTAGAACAGATGCTGGTTTATTCTTTGCATGATTTATTCTTAACAAAAGGACagctattctttcttcttccttatagAATGTACCTAAAACATGGGAGTCCAGTTAAGATGATGGAAAGTTATATTGCAGTTCTTACAAAGGGGATATGTCAGAGTGAAGAAAATGGCTCTTTCCTTAGCAAAGATTTTGATGCCCGAAAGGCATACCTTGCAGGTTCCATCAAAGGTAAACTAAATggaatattttgtatatttttcatgGCTCTTTTGTTATGTGAATATAACTTCACCAATTCATGAATTTCATGGCTTTTGGCTCCTTGTGGCTAACAAcctaaaatccttatcttttattttaaaagtatttttaaatcacCCCATTCAGGGCCTCCGGAGATACTCTAAACCCATTATCTTCTAGGATTCCCTTGCTTCTTTCATTTCTACAGCTCTGTATCTTGCCTAAGGGCCTCTCTAATTCCCCCCTGTCCCAACTTTCTAACCTACTTTCCTATCTTTGCTCTCCCTGCTGTAAAACTCTAGAACCACAGAAAGCTAGTAAGTGATGGGGTTTAAAATTTCAGGAACACAGGGAACCATGAATGTTTGCCTGTGGAAGTCTTTAGGGCCAAAGTGTTCCCACAGGATCAGTCCTATGCAAACTTTTGAAATTGATAAAGATTGTTGCTACTCCTCCACCTCTCTTTGACACTTTTTGCCTAATCTTGTTTCTCTGTGACCATATTATTATATGAGCTATTCTCAGGTGCCTGACCATACTCTTAAATATTTAGTCCAATCATAATTTTACCCCTTACAGttccatttcttatttccttcctaaaatgttaatattatgtTTCTAAAGTGGACTGTTTCCCAGAAGTATTTTAGAAAGAACTTTTAAGGACCTAAAAGCTTTTTAAGATTGAAAGGAATGAAGCCATGGTGGTAGTATGACAGTCAGTGGAGTTGATATTTTTGTTTAGGAGGGCCTATCTTGATATCCTTTCAGATCACATAATACATACTTGCCACTCCTTCTGGTCCTGCATTATTTTGCATCACATATATGAGTTATCAGATGgacatataattatgtataatctAGTACAGATGTCTGTATGAATGTTTATGCATGCATATTTGCAAGATTTGTTTACTAATTTGTTCCCTATATTATAAGATAGAATAGctttacatgtattttttttaacaaggctGATTTTTTCCTAgtaaaatcttttatttccttatgttattttaatgtgataaacttaaattttttttaaaagatgtggtATCTCAATTTGGAATGGAAACTGTCATCTTATATACTGCTCTGATGCTAAAGAAGAGAATTGTGGTCTACCACCCTAGAATAGAAGCTGTCCAGGAGTTTACAAGGTATTTTACCCATGattcaacattttaaaacagATTGACAATAGTACTTTCCAGAATATTACTTGGGGCCTTTTTGTTATGTTTTTGGTGAATGTTTGGAATAAATGAAGTATGGAGAATAGTATTTGGAAGATCTTTACCagggtagggagggagggagggagggaggaaggaaggaaggaaggaaggaaaggaggaagggagggagggaggaaaggagggaggaaggaaagaaggaaagaaagaaggaaggaaagaaggaaagaaagaaagaaggtaggaTTTCTGCCTACatatagaattggaaaggacattagaggGCATCTGTTACATTCCTCTTATTTTGTAGCAGAATAAATCATGGTCTAGAGAAGAGGAACAGGATAGCATGATTTAGTGGAAAGGACAGTGGGTTTGGAGTCAATAAATTAAGGTTTGCATCTAAGTCTGGTCCCTCACTAGCTATATGAATGtcatcaagtcatttaacttctaggAACCTaagtttccttgactataaaatagagataatagtaaTACGTAAAACACTTACTTCACATAGTTCTTCTGAGCAAAGTGCTATTTCCTCTAAAGATGCAgttatgaacttttaaaattcaatagCTCAGATAAAAAACAATCACATTTGTGTTTGCCTTAAACATAGATGCCGAGAGCTTTCAATGATCTTAGGCAAAAGAAATAGCTTTAAAAGTGATTGCatagggggcaactggatggttgagtggattgagagccaggcctagagatgggaggtcctattatggcctcaaacacttcctagatgtgtgaccctgggaaagtcacttaacctccctttcctagcccttaccgctcttctgctttggaacgaatacatagtattgattctaagatggaaggtaaaggttaaaaaaaaaaagtgattgcataaaaggaatttttttaatatttctccatttaaagGGAAATGACAGTAATAAAAATTTTACAATGCACT is from Gracilinanus agilis isolate LMUSP501 chromosome 2, AgileGrace, whole genome shotgun sequence and encodes:
- the DENND10 gene encoding DENN domain-containing protein 10; its protein translation is MAAAEAAETQLMLGVGLIEKDTNGDTLWVWCYPSTTAELRDMLLRKCCLTDENQLLHTFVYGQYRRSWFYVTTTEVPDSSVLKKVTHFSIVLTAKDFNPEKYAAFTRILCRMYLKHGSPVKMMESYIAVLTKGICQSEENGSFLSKDFDARKAYLAGSIKDVVSQFGMETVILYTALMLKKRIVVYHPRIEAVQEFTRTLPALVWHRQDWSILHSYVHLNTDELEALKTCTGYIAGFVDPEVSNRPDLYDVFVNLADSEITVSQPAKEAMTMGKLHKEIGQLILQSAEDPEKSDSQVIKDISLKTREILTNLASFAEVSDDGEKPKLSFETLKQKRFPPATENFLCHLAAAEQMLKI